GGCTGGAAGATCGCCGCGATCATCTTCACCCGGGAAACGGAGGACTGTCCGGACAATCCCGCGGGGCCGCTCGGTGGTGGTTCCTGAGCGCTGCGCCGCGGACGACCCAGCTCTGGTCAGGGCGCCGAGGCCCCTCGTGAGCGGCCGATGAGCAACCGCCCCTCGTTCCTGGACGAACTCAAGCGCCGCAAAGTCGTGCGCGTGGCGGTGGTGTACGGCGCGACGGCGTTCGCATTGCTAGAAGCGGCCGACCTGATCGTGCCGCGCCTGGAGCTTCCGGACTGGACGATCACGCTTCTGCTCGTGATCGCCATTCTGGGGTTACCGCTCGCCCTCATGATGGCGTGGATGTTCGACGTAAGGGATGGGGGCGTGCATCGGACCCCCCACGCGGATGAGGCCGAGGGTAGGCCGCCCGCGGCTGGCGTCACGGGCGCAGAATTCCAGTCCTGGATCTCGCCGCGCGCAGCCGCCGGAGCGGGCGCGGTGCTGGTGCTCGGTCTCACCATAGGGTGGCTGGCGGGTCGATCTCCGGCGGGTTCGTCGGGCGCGGACGAGCGTGCCTCGATCGCGGTGCTGCCGTTCACCAACGTGGCGCAGGACCCCGCCGCCTTGCCGTTCGTGGACGGCCTCCATGACGACCTGCTTACCCACCTTTCCCGGCTGGAACTTTTTCGGGTGATTTCGCGGACGTCGGTGCAGGACTACAGGGACACGGACCTGACGATTCCGGAGATCGCCACAGAGCTGGGGGTCGGGCACGTGCTGGAGGGTGGAGTCCAGCGGGCCGGCGACCGGGTTCGCCTCAACGTGCAGCTCATCGACGGCGAGACGGACGACCATCTCTGGGCCGAGAACTACGACCGGGATCTCACGGTGGGCGATGTGTTCGCGATCCAGAGTGAGCTGTCGGCCAAGATCGCCGCGTCGCTCGCGGAGGAACTGAGCCCCGAGCAGCGCGAGGAGATCGTCGAGGCCCAGCCCACCGAGAGCCTGGCAGCGTACGACGACTTCCAGCGCGGGATGGCTTTCTTCCGCCGCAGCCTCGTTTTGGAAGACGTGGACCGGGCCACCGAGGCGTTCCGGGCGGCGACACGGAAGGATCCGGGGTACGTCGACGCCTGGGCGCGCCTGGCCATCGCAGAGGCGACGATGTCGTGGGAGTTCGGGCTGCGCGACCGGCTGGCGCTCGCCGAGGCCGCCGTGGAGCGAGCCCGCGAAAGAGACGCAGAGCATCCACTGACCCACCTGGCGGGCGCTTACATCAGCTACTACGGATACCGCGACTACGACGGCGCGCTCGCAGCCCTGCGGCGTGCGGAAAGCCTCAGGCCAGGCGATCCGGAGATTCTCGCGCCCATCGGCTGGGTGCTGCGCCGGCAGGGCCGCTGGGACGAGGCCTTCGCGGCGTGGGAGGCCGCTTTCGAACGAGACCCGCGGCATTTCGAGCTGGTCTGGGCGAGTCTGGGCCTCTCGCACCTGGCGCTGGGCAACGCCGATCGCGCTCGCCGTTACTTCGCGCTGAGCGAGTCGATCGCCCCTGACTTCGGAGGCGTATACGGCTTCCGCGCGGCGCTGGCGCTCAGGGAAGGGGAGGGCATCGAACGCGCAGCGGCCGAGATCCGGCGCGCCGGGGAGGGCGTCGCCTTGGCCACCGCGCTCTCTTACCACGAGATCACCGCCCGCGCCCTGGCACCCAGGTTCCGCGAGGAGTTGCTGGCGCTGCTGGTCGACCCTTCGCTGGAGGATCCGGCCCGGGCGTACGCGCTCCTGGAGGGCCTCTCTCTGCTCGACCTGGCTCCCGAGGAGGCCGCCCGAAGAGACTCCCTGCGGGCGTGGATCGAGGCGGACGCATCGTATGACAAGATCTGGGCCTACCAGGGGTCTTTGCCGGTGGCCTCCGCGCTCGTCCGTGCGCGCAGCGGGGAGGCGGCTCAGGCGATCCGCGACGCCGACCGCGCGGTAGCCGCCCTGGAGGCCGCCGGCGACGCCTTCACCCTGCCCGACGTCAGGTACCACCAGGCTGCAGTGCACGCGCTCGCGGGCGACGTCGATGGGGCCGTGGACATCCTGGCCGACATCTTGGAGGGCGGCGTCTGGCACACGCCCGCCACGTTGCGCGTCGACCCCATCTGGGACCCGATCCGCGACGACCCGCGCTTCCGGACGCTTGCCGACAATGGCTGAGGCGTCCCTCTGGACCCGACTGAAGGAGCGCAAGCTCGTCCAGTGGGCGTTCGCGTACCTGGCGGGCGCGTGGGTGATCCGCGAGGTCGTGACCGGCGTCGCGGATTCCTGGGGCTGGCCCGGCGTGCTCGTGCGCGTGCTGGACGTGCTCCTGATCATCGGCTTCGTGTCGACCCTCGTGCTGGCGTGGTACCACGGCGAGCGCGGCCGCCAGCGCGCCACCGGCCTGGAGCTGACGATCCTGGCGGTGCTGTTGGTGATCGCGGGGCTCGGCATCACGCTGGTGCGGCGGGGTGGGGAAGGCGGCGACCGGACAGCGCCGCGCGCAGCCGCCGCGGGCATCCTCGACCCCCAGCGCATCGCCGTGCTGCCCTTCCGCAATGCCAACGAGAGCGACCAGGAGAGCGCGTCGCTCGCGCTCGGCGTGCACGACGACCTCCTCACTCGCCTCTCGACCCTGGACGGGCTGCGCGTGATTTCGCGCACCTCGGTCGAGGAGTACCGGGGGACCACCAAGTCGATTCCGGATATCGCCGCCGAGCTGGGCGTCGGCGCGATCATCGAGGGGGGCGTGCAGCGGGCCGGCGACGCGGTGCGCATCAACGTCCAGCTCATCGACGCCGCGAGAGACGAGCACCTGTGGTCGGAGACCTTCGATCGTCCGTGGAGCATCCAGAACCTGTTCGCCATCCAGAGCGAGATCGCCGAGGAGGTCGCGCGCGCGCTGCGGGTCGAACTGACCCCCGAAGACAGGGAGAACCTGGCGCGGGCCACGACCGACGATGAGGAGGCATTCAGGCGCTACGCGGAGGCGCTCGAACACTACATTGGCTTCGGGCTCTCGGAAGGGATGGAGGGTGCGATAGCGCTGGCCCGAATGGCGACCGCGCGGGACCCGAACTTCGCAGAGGCGTGGGCGCTGGAGAGCGTGATCCACGCCGCCATCTATTTCCAGCAGGAGCGGCCCCAGGACCGGTCTCCCGCCCGCCTCGAGGCCGCGCGCGCCGCGCTGGAGGTCGCCGAGCGGCTGGCGCTCGCGGACGCCGACGTGCTCGTGGCGCGCGGCAACTACGAATACCACGGCCACCTCAACTACGAGCGCGCGGTTGTGGCGTTCGAGCGGGCGCTGGAGACCGAGCCGAGCAACTCGCGCGCGGTCATGGGGCTCGCCGCGGTGCGGCGCCGGCAGGGCAGGATGGACGAGGCGGTCGACCGATTCCGCGAAGCGGCCGGGCTGGATCCGCGCAACCTGCAGGCTCTCGGCGACCACGCCCTCACGTTGGCGCTGGCCCGACGCTTCCCCGAGGCGCGGGCTAGACTGGAGTCGTTCAGGAACATCGGGATGCTGAACCCCGAGCTCAGGGCCTTCTACGTGGCCGTCGGGCTGTTCGGCGGGGACCGCGAGTTCGCGACCGAGTATCTCGTCGATCCCGGTGCCGCGGAATCCCAGGCGGTAGCCGCCGCCGCGTTGCACGCTCTCTGGGACAGGGACTTCGACGGCGTCGTCAACGCTCTGGGGGCTGCCGACAGGCCGTGGGTACAGCTCGACGCGCAGACTCAGTTCCTGCCTGCGGACCTGGTGGCGGCCGACGCGTTTCGCTTCGCCGGCCGTGCCGATTCGGCCCGGGTTCGGTACGGGGCCGCGGTCAGGCGTCTGGAGGTGTGGCTCGAAGACAATCCCGGAGATGAGCGCGCCTGGAGCGCCCTCGGTCGCGCCTACGCGGGCCTGGGCCGCGCCGAAGAGGCCGTCGAGACCGCCGAGCGCGGCCTTGAGCTCATGCCCTACGAGCGCGAGGCCTGGCGCGGCGGCCAGCGGCTCGACGACCTGGCCCGCGTGCACGCCCGCCTGGGCAACGAGGCCGAGGCCATCGCCCTGCTCGAGGACCTGATGCGCAAGCCCATGGGCCTGATCGTCTCGCGCGCCAGCCTGCGCGCCGAGCCGGAGTGGGATGGGCTGCGCGGCAACCCCCGCTTCCAGGCGCTGGTCCGCGAAGGGGGCATCCCTTGAGCGTGCCCCTAAGCAGTCGGGTCCACCACCTCGAGGAACCCGAATCGATGGAAGTCCGCGTCGCGCGTGTAGACCGTGCGCACGCCGTGCTCGCGCATCAGCACCGCCGTTCGAGCGTCGTGGACGAGATTGCCGCGCAGGGAAGGCATCTCGTCGATCACTTCGCCGAGTACCGAGCCGTGGCGGTCGGTCGGGATCAGCACCCCCAGCGAGGGGGAACGCAGCAGCGCGCCCAGGAAGCTCCAGGCGTCGGCCACCGACCAGGGAGCGCGGAACACCCTGGGGTGCGTGGTCACCCGCATGAACTCGTAGGCGATGCCCCAGGTCAGGTACCAGGCAGACGCCTGGGCGCGCCAGGCCTCGACCAGGGAGCGACAGCGCTCGTGCGGCTCGGAATCCCGGTCCGCGGCGTAGATGAGGATGTTCGTGTCGACGACGAACACTCAGCGCTCTTCCATCGTGGAGTAGAGCGCCTCGCGGTTGGAGACGTCCACGAACGCCCCGCCGCTCGCGAAGGATGGCAGCGCCGGCAACTCGTCCAGCGGAGGCGCATCGATGGAATCGAGGAACCTGCGCAGCGCGGACTCGACCAACTGGGACATGGTCCGCTTCCGGCGCGCCGCCTCGGCCTTGAGCCGGCGCATGACGCCGTCATCGATCACAAGAGTGGTCTTCATATGGAAAACCATATATCAGGTACGGAAATAGGTCAACGTCGGTGATTTCATCGTAATGACCGACTCGACATCCTTCTTCTCGCGCCTGCGCCAGCGCAAGATCGTCCAGTGGGGTGCGGTCTACGTGGCCGGCGCCTGGCTCATCCTGGAGATCGCCGACTTCCTCGGGGCGACGTTCGCGTGGCCGCCGTTCGTGGTCCGGGCGCTGACGGTGATAGCTGCGGTAGGGTTCCTGGCGGCGCTCGTGCTGGCCTGGTTCCACGGCGAAATGGGGCAGCAGGGAGCGAACGCGGTCGAGCTGGGCATGCTCGTGGCGTTGCTGGTCATCGCCGCGGTCGGCGTGGCGATCATTGGGCCGGGCGACGAAGCGACGCCTCGACCAGACGTCGGCAATGCCGTCGCCGGGGCAACCGGGGCTGATGATCTTGAGGGCATCGCCGTGATGCCCTTCCGAAATCTCAGCGGCGACCCCGAGGTCGAGTTCTTCGGGGAAGGCATGACAGAGGAGATCATCGCGCATCTGGCCAGCCTCGACGGCCTGCTGGTGATCGCGCGATCGTCGGTGATGCCATTCAAGGGGGCCACTCCCGCCGAGGTAGCCCGGGAACTGGGCGTAGCACACGTGCTCGAGGGCAACGTGCAGCGCTCGGGTGACCGCGTGCGCGTGCGTGCCACGCTGGTCGATCCGGTCAGCGGCGCGTCGGTCTGGTCGGAGGGCTACGACCGGGACCTGACCGACGTCTTCGCCATCCAGTCCGAGGTCGCCCAGGAGGTCGCCGCGGCGCTGGACGTGCGCGTGTCCGCCGATCAGACGGCGCGCATGGCCCGCAGCCCGACCGCCAGCGGCGACGCGCACGATTTCTACCTGCGCGGGCGCGCGGCGTGGAATCGGCGCACCGGGCCAGACGTGGCCACGTCCATAGACCACTTCAAGCGGGCGCTGGAGCTGGACTCGACCTACTCCGACGCGTGGGCGGGCCTGGCCGACGCGTACGTGATCGTGGCTTCCTACGCGCGCGTTTCCGAGGCAGAGTCGTTCGCACTGGGGCTGGAGGCGGCGGACCGCGCGTCGGAGTTGGATCCGGGCCTGGCGGGCCCACACATCGCGCGCGCCATGATGCAGATAGGCGCGCGCCCCGCGGCGGAGGTCGAAGCGGGCTTCCTCCGTGGGCTCTCGCTGAGCCCGGGATACGCCACCGGTCACCATTGGTACGCCATCTGGCTGATGACCAGGGGCCGCTTCGAGGAGGCCAGGGCGTCCATGCTGGAAGCGGCCCGCTTCGATCCGCGCTCGCTCGTGATCGCCGCCGAGATCGGCTGGCCCGACTACATGGCCGGACGGTTCGAGCCCGCGCTCGAGGCCCTCGACGCTGCTCGCGTGCTGGACCCCGACTACGAGCTCACGTGGGAGTTGATCTGGGTCGCGCTCGAGTTGTCGGGAGACCTCGATGGGGCGGCCACCGCGGCCCGGCGCACCGTCGTGCTCAAGCGGCAACCCGAGCAGGTGGGCGAGCAGCTCGAGGCCGACCTGCTGGCCGCTCTCGCCGAGGGTGGCCCGCCCGGTTACTGGCGCGCGCGCAGATTCTGGCTGGAGCGGCTGGGACCGGGCGCGACCTGGCTGACCTCGGGCGCCCAGACCGCTGGGGTCCTGGCACGCGCGGGCGACGTCGAGGCGGCCTTCGCGCGGCTGGACGCGGTGGCCGAAACCGACCCTTTTCGCCGCTTCTGGGGGGTCGAGCCCGCGCTCGACCCGCTCCGCGGTGACCCCCGCTTAGAGGCGATTCTGCGGCGCGCAGGGGTCGACCCGATCGAGCGCCGCTAGCCGGCCCTCAGCTAACCGCCGCCAGCGTATCCACGGCCGCGGCTCGCCAAGCGTCCATACCCCCGTGCGCCTCGACCATGGCCTCCACCAGCGCGCGCGTGTCCGCGGAGTCGTAGGTCGGTCCCACGCGAGCGGGCGGCGGCGCGGCGGCTCCCAGCAGAAGCGTCCACCCGAGCGCCCGCGACAGTTTCCGAATCGGCACGGATGCCTCCGTATGGCCTGTACATGTGGTATCTTCAGGGCGGCGAAGAGGCACGCTGCACGAGGACGTTGAACGCCAAGTCGGGGGTATTGTTGCGAGCCGAGGGACCAACGACATCCGCCGGGGACCGGCGCCCTTCCGCGGGGACGAGCGAGGGGGGACGTCTCCCACTCATCCCCGTTCTGGTGGGTGCCCTCGCCCTGGGAGTGCTGGAGGCGGCGTTGATCGGCTGGTGGCAGGTCGGGATCGGCCAGCCTCTCGTGGCGGTGCAGTACATCCCCATCCTGCTGACCTGGCTGCTGCTCGCGGCGCTGGTGCCGGTGGTCGCCTGGTTCGCCCGCCGGCTGCCTCTGTTCAGGCCCCCGCCCCAGCGCGGCGTGCGCCCCGGCGCCGCGCTCATGCACGCCCTGGGCGCGTTCGCGTTCGCTGCGGCACACCTGGGCGGATCGGCGCTGCTGCAGACCCTCGCTGAGCCCGACCTGAGCGTGGCGGGCGCGGTGCGTTTTCAGCTCTCGTTCTACCTGGCGCTGGACCTGCTGGTCTACGGCGCCATCGTCGGCGGCTACTACGCGCTGC
This region of Gemmatimonadota bacterium genomic DNA includes:
- a CDS encoding TA system VapC family ribonuclease toxin; translation: MFVVDTNILIYAADRDSEPHERCRSLVEAWRAQASAWYLTWGIAYEFMRVTTHPRVFRAPWSVADAWSFLGALLRSPSLGVLIPTDRHGSVLGEVIDEMPSLRGNLVHDARTAVLMREHGVRTVYTRDADFHRFGFLEVVDPTA
- a CDS encoding ribbon-helix-helix protein, CopG family; the encoded protein is MKTTLVIDDGVMRRLKAEAARRKRTMSQLVESALRRFLDSIDAPPLDELPALPSFASGGAFVDVSNREALYSTMEER